One Lytechinus pictus isolate F3 Inbred chromosome 12, Lp3.0, whole genome shotgun sequence genomic region harbors:
- the LOC129273078 gene encoding ileal sodium/bile acid cotransporter-like: MIKIQVFRSLLALAFGIHHVCIASSVDIAFDNHTDVYVTEGEQVEVNVTMVAYNGPESTMTFQSANEDAFEIINASSYIVSNGTVLPQVYHVTIRGINYRVSSMEIMVAGVGSSEKTRVGEIPIKILRPINYFFLNILNYIFFIPISVTYFLMGYTIDMTMVWKNLKRPFAVFIGFACQFVAMPALAFGIGKVMQLEPLSAIGLLLVGCCPGGKLSNDLCVLVDADFTLSVTMTTCSTILALATMPLNIFIYTPLITDSSLETPYDQMAIQLVAMLFPVLAGILARYRWPHYEKKVLKIFKPVVAVIMIVVICASIPFQLYIFFSPWQIYVSSLILPCLGAILGAIFAKLGRLKNNQVAAIAFETGVQNAIIAYVILSNAYPQPEADLAGRVTFITMMLQFFLGMAVFGTYTFLKRFVFEEDEEPEKDKEELANDISKDGSINTGIYRPTTLDSPVPKEDEDDETQGPARQSSDINFAFGDTEL; this comes from the coding sequence atgattaaaatacaAGTCTTTCGGTCATTGCTAGCGTTGGCATTTGGAATTCATCATGTTTGCATCGCGAGCAGCGTCGACATCGCCTTCGACAACCACACCGATGTATACGTCACAGAGGGGGAACAAGTGGAAGTAAATGTGACCATGGTTGCTTATAATGGTCCAGAGAGTACAATGACCTTTCAAAGCGCCAACGAAGATGCCTTTGAGATAATTAATGCATCATCATACATAGTTTCCAACGGAACGGTGTTACCTCAGGTCTATCATGTGACAATCCGCGGAATCAATTACAGAGTCTCGAGTATGGAAATAATGGTGGCAGGAGTGGGATCAAGCGAGAAGACACGCGTCGGTGAAATACCCATCAAGATTTTACGACCGATCAATTACTTTTTTCTGAACATTCTGAACTATATTTTCTTCATCCCAATATCTGTCACGTACTTTTTGATGGGTTACACCATAGATATGACAATGGTTTGGAAGAACTTGAAACGTCCGTTTGCTGTTTTCATCGGGTTCGCCTGCCAGTTTGTCGCCATGCCAGCTTTGGCGTTTGGGATCGGGAAGGTGATGCAGCTAGAGCCACTTTCAGCTATTGGTTTGCTTCTAGTTGGATGCTGCCCTGGAGGGAAACTCAGCAATGACCTCTGCGTCCTTGTAGATGCAGATTTCACCTTGAGCGTCACCATGACGACTTGCTCAACGATCCTGGCCCTTGCAACGATGCCACTGAACATATTCATCTACACGCCTCTTATCACCGACTCCTCACTCGAGACACCCTACGACCAAATGGCTATCCAGTTAGTCGCCATGCTTTTTCCTGTCTTAGCCGGAATTCTAGCACGATACAGATGGCCACACTATGAGAAGAAGGTTCTAAAGATCTTCAAACCGGTCGTTGCAGTGATCATGATAGTGGTTATATGCGCTTCAATTCCGTTTCAGCTCTACATCTTCTTTTCACCCTGGCAGATTTACGTGTCTTCCCTGATTCTACCGTGTCTCGGGGCCATCTTGGGTGCCATCTTTGCCAAGCTTGGCCGGCTGAAGAATAACCAAGTGGCGGCGATTGCCTTCGAAACTGGCGTGCAGAACGCGATCATAGCCTACGTCATTCTGAGCAACGCTTACCCCCAACCTGAAGCAGATCTCGCCGGACGAGTCACCTTCATCACCATGATGTTACAGTTCTTCCTAGGAATGGCAGTTTTCGGGACCTACACCTTCCTCAAGCGATTCGTCTTTGAGGAAGACGAAGAACCCGAGAAAGACAAAGAGGAATTGGCCAACGATATTTCAAAGGACGGTTCGATCAACACTGGTATATACCGACCTACTACTTTAGATTCTCCTGTCCCAAAGGAAGATGAGGACGACGAAACACAGGGCCCAGCCCGTCAGTCCTCAGACATTAATTTTGCTTTCGGTGATACTGAACTTTAA